The Geomonas agri genome contains the following window.
TCGCCGGCTTCACGAGCCTCGAGCGTTTCGCCGATGCAGAAGATGGGGACCAGGGCACCCTTGAGCGCCGCCTTGATCTTCTTGTTGACGGTCTGGTCGGTTTCGCCGAAGTACTGCCTGCGCTCGGAATGGCCGATGATGACGTGGCTGGCACCTGCGTCGAGCAGCATGCGCGGCGACACCTCGCCGGTGAAGGCGCCTTCCTCCTCCCAGAAGACATCCTGGGCGGCGAGGCTGATGTTGGTGCCGGCGAGCGCCGCGGGCAGCGACGGCAGCACGGTGAATACCGGCGCGACTACTACCTCGACGCTGTTCACGCCGGCGACCAGCGGTGCCAGTTCCTCGATCAGGGCCAGTGCCTCACCCTTTGTCTTATATAGTTTCCAGTTGCCTGCTATGACCGGCTTGCGCATTGGTTCCTCCAACAATGGTAG
Protein-coding sequences here:
- the tpiA gene encoding triose-phosphate isomerase; amino-acid sequence: MRKPVIAGNWKLYKTKGEALALIEELAPLVAGVNSVEVVVAPVFTVLPSLPAALAGTNISLAAQDVFWEEEGAFTGEVSPRMLLDAGASHVIIGHSERRQYFGETDQTVNKKIKAALKGALVPIFCIGETLEAREAGDTFKVLERQVQGGLEGLNETQFAPVIIAYEPVWAIGTGKVATDDQAQEAHAFVRGVVAKMFGKTAADKVRILYGGSVKPENVKGLMSCADIDGALVGGASLKGASFASIVRFGE